One Kribbella sp. NBC_00662 genomic region harbors:
- the nagZ gene encoding beta-N-acetylhexosaminidase — translation MSDQLDRDAAGSLVVGFSGTTATDDLRRAVAGGLGAVILFTRNVADAEQVAALTASLRAERPDLIVAIDHEGGEFSHLAPANPWPLASPRLLGDLDDIELTRASARDAAATLASLGINLMLAPSVDVNSNPANPIISTRSFGRTADVVSRHGVAFVEGVREAGIAACPKHFPGHGDVAVDSHSDLPRVDRSIEEVKAVELAPFQATIAAGADVVMSAHIVFSAYDDQPATLSHRLLTGLLREELGFTGVITTDALEMQAITKNRSIEDAAVASIGAGADLAMIAVGTADPHALTARVADAVRTGTLPAERVADAAARVRALAASLGQRRRQPSLDGAPIREVAARVVANQTFPALGPAPYVVDLTQGLHPAWNPYFSGLPEIFTRVAPGADGVVLRGRHRETDATEPENDAIAKAAQAAAGRPLVIAIQDAGRTPWMREALTQLVQRHPDNVFVLCTGIPEDQAVVPAGLLSATTSGRNIIVLEAVARELTREQ, via the coding sequence ATGAGTGATCAACTGGATCGGGACGCCGCCGGCTCGCTGGTTGTCGGCTTCAGTGGGACGACTGCCACCGACGACCTCCGCCGGGCGGTCGCCGGTGGGCTCGGCGCGGTCATCCTGTTCACCCGCAACGTCGCGGACGCCGAGCAGGTCGCCGCGTTGACGGCCTCGCTGCGGGCGGAGCGCCCGGATCTGATCGTGGCGATCGACCACGAGGGCGGCGAGTTCAGCCACCTCGCGCCGGCCAACCCCTGGCCGCTCGCCTCACCGCGGCTGCTCGGCGACCTGGACGACATCGAGCTGACCCGGGCGTCGGCCCGCGACGCGGCGGCGACGCTGGCCAGTCTCGGCATCAATCTGATGCTCGCGCCGTCGGTCGACGTGAACAGCAACCCCGCGAACCCGATCATCTCGACCCGCTCGTTCGGCCGTACTGCGGACGTCGTCTCGCGCCACGGCGTCGCGTTCGTGGAGGGCGTCCGCGAGGCCGGTATCGCGGCCTGCCCCAAGCACTTCCCGGGCCACGGCGACGTGGCCGTCGACTCGCACTCGGACCTCCCGCGCGTCGATCGCTCGATCGAGGAGGTCAAGGCGGTCGAGCTTGCCCCGTTCCAGGCGACCATCGCCGCGGGCGCGGACGTCGTGATGAGCGCGCACATCGTGTTCTCGGCGTACGACGACCAGCCGGCCACCCTCTCGCACCGGCTCCTGACCGGACTGCTCCGCGAGGAGCTCGGCTTCACCGGCGTCATCACCACTGACGCGCTGGAGATGCAGGCGATCACCAAGAACCGGTCGATCGAGGACGCCGCGGTCGCGTCGATCGGCGCCGGCGCGGACCTGGCGATGATCGCGGTCGGTACTGCGGACCCGCACGCCCTGACCGCCCGCGTCGCGGATGCCGTGCGCACCGGCACGCTTCCGGCCGAGCGCGTCGCCGACGCCGCCGCCCGGGTCCGCGCTCTAGCTGCTTCGCTCGGTCAGCGCAGGCGGCAGCCGAGTCTCGACGGCGCCCCGATCCGCGAGGTCGCCGCTCGCGTGGTCGCCAACCAGACGTTCCCCGCGCTCGGCCCGGCGCCGTACGTCGTCGACCTCACCCAGGGCCTGCACCCCGCCTGGAACCCGTACTTCTCCGGCCTCCCGGAGATCTTCACCCGCGTCGCTCCCGGCGCCGACGGCGTCGTACTGCGAGGCCGGCACCGCGAAACCGACGCGACCGAGCCCGAGAACGACGCGATCGCGAAGGCAGCTCAAGCCGCCGCCGGCCGTCCGCTGGTGATCGCGATCCAGGACGCCGGCCGTACGCCGTGGATGCGCGAAGCTCTCACCCAGCTGGTCCAACGCCACCCGGACAACGTCTTCGTCCTCTGCACAGGCATCCCCGAGGATCAGGCAGTCGTCCCGGCCGGCCTCCTGTCGGCCACGACCTCCGGCCGCAACATCATCGTCCTCGAGGCCGTCGCCAGGGAGCTGACTCGCGAGCAGTAG
- a CDS encoding zinc ribbon domain-containing protein codes for MLDLQDLDLQLDQVAHKRASLPEHQALKDLAAEKSVVDRELVTADTEVSDLQREQKKADSDVEQVRQRKARNQQRLDSGQVTSPRDLENLQHEIGSLDRRISDLEDSELEVMEKLEAAEVVQADLRARAEAFAGRQSELETSRDSALKELDEQRAQVSDKRTAVVAELPEPLVTQYQRLREHNGGIGAAPLVGKRCMGCRMELAPSDLNAIKAAPPDAVLRCEECGRILVRTSESAV; via the coding sequence TTGCTGGACCTGCAGGATCTCGACCTGCAGCTGGATCAGGTCGCGCACAAGCGCGCGTCGTTGCCCGAGCACCAGGCCCTCAAGGACCTGGCCGCCGAGAAGTCCGTCGTCGACCGTGAACTGGTCACCGCCGACACCGAGGTCAGCGACCTGCAGCGCGAGCAGAAGAAGGCCGACAGCGACGTCGAGCAGGTCCGGCAGCGGAAGGCGCGCAACCAGCAGCGGCTCGACTCGGGACAGGTCACCTCGCCGCGCGACCTGGAGAACCTGCAGCACGAGATCGGTTCGCTCGACCGCCGGATCTCCGACCTGGAGGACTCCGAGCTCGAGGTGATGGAGAAGCTCGAGGCCGCCGAGGTCGTGCAGGCCGACCTGCGGGCCCGGGCCGAGGCGTTCGCCGGCCGGCAATCCGAGCTGGAGACGAGCCGCGACTCGGCCCTGAAGGAGCTCGACGAGCAGCGTGCGCAGGTCAGTGACAAGCGGACCGCGGTCGTGGCCGAGCTTCCGGAGCCCTTGGTGACGCAGTACCAGCGGCTGCGTGAGCACAACGGTGGCATCGGCGCGGCGCCGCTCGTCGGCAAGCGCTGCATGGGCTGCCGGATGGAGCTCGCCCCGTCCGACCTCAACGCGATCAAGGCGGCCCCGCCGGACGCCGTACTGCGGTGTGAGGAGTGCGGCCGGATCCTCGTCCGGACGTCGGAGAGCGCGGTATGA
- a CDS encoding Nif3-like dinuclear metal center hexameric protein has product MTTLADVIAVLDRLYNPAWAESWDAVGLVTGDPEQEVRRVLFAVDPMRAVIDEAIEGGFDLLVTHHPLLLRGVNSVATTTPKGRVINDLIRGGVALQVCHTNADNANPGVSDALAAAIGLQETRPLKAMPADPMDKVVVFVPVEETQAMLDALAKAGAGQIGAYERAAWSGPGEGTFRPLEGANPAIGSVGDIEVVPENRVEMILPRHRRRAVVEALIAAHSYEEPAYDIYELAQQPSERGGGRIGVLAEPLPLADFARLVAESLPRTEHGVRVSGDPDRTIETVAVVGGAGDSEFDRVRAAGVDAYLTADLRHHPATEARAYGDPALVDVAHWASEWPWLADAERLLLDGLAAQGSTVDTHISTLCTDAWTLRI; this is encoded by the coding sequence GTGACGACGCTTGCTGATGTGATCGCGGTTCTCGATCGGCTCTACAACCCGGCCTGGGCGGAGTCCTGGGATGCGGTCGGGCTGGTGACCGGTGATCCGGAGCAAGAGGTACGGCGGGTGTTGTTCGCCGTGGATCCGATGCGGGCTGTCATCGACGAGGCGATAGAGGGCGGGTTCGATCTGCTCGTCACGCATCACCCGTTGTTGCTGCGCGGTGTGAACAGTGTCGCGACGACGACGCCGAAGGGCCGGGTGATCAACGACCTGATCCGCGGCGGCGTCGCGCTGCAGGTCTGTCACACCAATGCCGACAACGCGAACCCGGGCGTGAGCGACGCACTCGCCGCCGCGATCGGGCTGCAGGAGACGCGGCCGTTGAAGGCGATGCCGGCCGATCCGATGGACAAGGTGGTCGTGTTCGTCCCGGTCGAGGAGACCCAGGCGATGCTGGATGCGCTCGCGAAGGCCGGCGCCGGACAGATCGGCGCCTACGAGCGAGCTGCCTGGAGCGGTCCGGGCGAGGGAACGTTCCGGCCGCTTGAAGGCGCGAACCCGGCGATCGGCAGCGTCGGCGACATCGAGGTCGTCCCGGAGAACCGGGTCGAGATGATCCTGCCGCGGCACCGGCGCCGCGCGGTGGTCGAGGCCCTGATCGCGGCGCATTCGTACGAAGAACCGGCGTACGACATCTATGAGTTGGCGCAGCAGCCGAGCGAGCGCGGCGGCGGGCGGATCGGCGTACTCGCGGAGCCGTTGCCGCTGGCGGATTTCGCGCGACTGGTCGCGGAGAGCCTGCCGCGGACCGAGCACGGCGTGCGCGTCTCCGGCGACCCGGACCGGACGATCGAGACCGTCGCGGTGGTCGGGGGAGCGGGCGATTCCGAGTTCGATCGGGTCCGCGCTGCCGGCGTCGACGCGTACCTCACCGCCGACCTCCGGCACCATCCCGCGACCGAGGCTCGGGCGTACGGCGACCCGGCGCTGGTCGACGTCGCGCACTGGGCCAGTGAGTGGCCGTGGCTCGCGGATGCGGAGCGGCTCCTGCTCGATGGGCTCGCGGCCCAAGGCAGTACCGTGGACACTCACATCTCAACACTTTGCACGGACGCATGGACCTTGCGGATCTGA
- a CDS encoding bifunctional RNase H/acid phosphatase → MSISHVIVEADGGSRGNPGPAAYGALVRDPTTGEVIAQQGRTLGIATNNVAEYSGLIAGLELAAEYAPDASIEVRMDSKLVIEQMAGRWKIKHPDLKPLAIKAQGLAPFGTEWTWVPRAQNSAADALANNALDGVPIPLKPEAAGPGPAAVQEPSDLQKALQGWGAQAEPPTQLIFLRHGETPHTAEKRFSGAGGDDPALSDTGRAQAVAAAEYLSRIGGVDALVTSPMLRARQTADAVASTLGLEPVVDDDWIECSFGDWDGHTFAEVQQKWPDALNAWLDSTTVAPPGGESFDACARRARSARDGLLARHPGKTVVVVTHVTPIKLMVRSVLQAPMASIFRMELRPATLTEIHWYADGLASLRSFNVQPSLV, encoded by the coding sequence ATGAGCATTTCGCACGTCATCGTCGAAGCTGACGGTGGATCGCGGGGCAACCCGGGGCCGGCGGCGTACGGCGCGTTGGTGCGCGACCCGACGACCGGTGAGGTGATCGCGCAACAGGGCAGGACGCTCGGGATCGCGACCAACAACGTCGCGGAGTACTCCGGTCTCATCGCCGGGCTCGAGCTCGCCGCGGAGTACGCGCCGGATGCGTCGATCGAGGTGCGGATGGACTCGAAGCTGGTCATCGAGCAGATGGCCGGCCGCTGGAAGATCAAGCATCCGGACCTGAAGCCGCTGGCGATCAAGGCGCAGGGTCTCGCGCCGTTCGGCACCGAGTGGACCTGGGTGCCGCGCGCGCAGAACTCGGCCGCCGACGCGCTCGCGAACAACGCGCTCGACGGCGTGCCGATCCCGTTGAAGCCGGAGGCCGCGGGGCCCGGCCCGGCGGCGGTGCAGGAGCCGTCCGATCTGCAGAAGGCGTTGCAGGGCTGGGGTGCGCAGGCCGAGCCGCCGACGCAGCTGATCTTCCTGCGGCACGGCGAGACGCCACACACCGCGGAGAAGCGTTTCTCCGGTGCCGGCGGCGACGATCCGGCGTTGAGTGACACCGGTCGCGCGCAGGCGGTTGCCGCCGCGGAGTACCTGTCGCGGATCGGCGGGGTCGACGCGTTGGTGACATCGCCGATGCTGCGGGCCCGCCAGACGGCCGACGCGGTCGCGTCGACACTCGGGCTCGAGCCGGTCGTCGACGACGACTGGATCGAGTGCTCGTTCGGCGACTGGGACGGGCACACGTTCGCCGAAGTACAGCAGAAGTGGCCGGATGCATTGAATGCGTGGCTGGATTCGACGACGGTCGCGCCGCCCGGTGGCGAGTCGTTCGACGCCTGTGCGCGGCGGGCCCGATCGGCACGGGACGGGCTGCTGGCTCGGCACCCGGGCAAGACCGTCGTCGTGGTGACCCACGTGACGCCGATCAAGCTGATGGTCCGATCGGTGCTCCAGGCCCCGATGGCATCGATCTTCCGGATGGAACTGCGCCCGGCAACCCTCACCGAGATCCACTGGTACGCCGACGGGCTGGCGTCGCTGCGCTCCTTCAATGTGCAGCCGTCGCTAGTCTGA
- a CDS encoding ROK family protein: protein MSDDAAMARETVLGIDIGGTKMAAALVSADGTILTGDRILTPLGDADEVFAALGELIKRVRGDVTPLAVGIGSAGPVDQQHGLVSPVNITGWRNFPLVDRVRALTGDVPVALGLDGHCFALGEFWSGAGRDADTLLGIVVSTGVGGGLVVDGKPWIGQSGNAAHIGHVVVDQDGESCACGSFGCVEAYASGPRMVARAKRRGWRTDEDVDAAVLAADAAAGDELALAIFDDGAQALAAGIVATAVTVDLTTVVIGGGVAKAGPVLFDPVQAWVKRLAQLPFVADLTVEPAQLDNAGLLGAAHLAWASVA from the coding sequence ATGAGCGACGACGCAGCGATGGCGCGGGAGACCGTGCTGGGAATCGACATCGGCGGCACGAAGATGGCCGCCGCTTTGGTGTCCGCGGACGGCACGATTCTCACCGGCGACCGGATCCTCACCCCGCTCGGCGACGCCGATGAGGTGTTCGCGGCGCTCGGTGAGCTGATCAAGCGCGTCCGCGGTGACGTCACCCCGCTGGCTGTCGGCATCGGCTCGGCCGGCCCGGTCGACCAGCAGCACGGCCTGGTCTCCCCCGTGAACATCACCGGGTGGCGCAATTTTCCCCTCGTCGACCGGGTCCGGGCGCTGACCGGCGACGTACCCGTGGCCCTCGGGCTGGACGGACACTGTTTCGCGCTCGGTGAGTTCTGGAGCGGCGCCGGCCGGGACGCGGACACGCTGCTCGGGATCGTAGTGTCGACCGGCGTCGGCGGCGGTCTGGTCGTCGACGGCAAGCCGTGGATCGGGCAGTCCGGCAACGCGGCGCACATCGGCCACGTGGTGGTCGACCAGGACGGCGAGTCGTGCGCGTGCGGGTCGTTCGGCTGCGTCGAGGCGTACGCGAGCGGCCCGCGGATGGTGGCCCGGGCGAAAAGGCGCGGCTGGCGGACCGACGAGGACGTGGACGCCGCCGTACTCGCTGCTGACGCTGCGGCAGGTGACGAGCTCGCGCTGGCGATCTTCGACGACGGGGCACAGGCGCTGGCTGCCGGGATCGTGGCCACCGCGGTCACCGTCGACCTGACCACGGTCGTGATCGGCGGAGGGGTCGCGAAGGCGGGGCCGGTGCTGTTCGACCCGGTGCAGGCGTGGGTGAAGCGGCTCGCGCAGCTGCCGTTCGTCGCGGACCTGACCGTGGAGCCCGCTCAGCTCGACAACGCCGGCCTGCTCGGCGCCGCCCACCTCGCCTGGGCCTCGGTCGCCTGA
- a CDS encoding glycoside hydrolase family 13 protein: protein MTSPQRTQVAQKTQPDWWRQAVVYQIYPRSFADANGDGVGDLPGIISRVPYLVALGIDAVWLSPFYPSALADGGYDVDDYRNVDPRLGTLDDFDQLIEALHAEGIKLIVDIVPNHTSDRHEWFVEALEAAKGEPARERYIFRDSPDGAPDQPPSDWDSVFGGSAWAKTDDGQWYLHMFAAEQPDLNWRHPEVRADFMETLKFWSDRGVDGFRVDVAHALVKDLSEPFPSKAMLPRQSESNGKHPLWDQDGVHEIYRDWRNLLNTYDPPKSAVAEAFVPAARRARYASADGLGQAFNFDLLQADFEYEKFRKVIEENLALAEENGSSSTWVFSNHDVVRHATRYGLPKNPKGGWQDGKDWLLSNGTEPTVDVALGLRRARAATLLMLALPGSAYLYQGEELGLQEVGELPAANLQDPAYFRSKGADKGRDGCRVPIPWTVDGLSFGFGPGGSHLLQPKWFGAYSVQAQEGDQESTLSLYRKALAVRRGLRTGNSLTWVDATDWVLHFTRDGGWQCITNFGAAPVELPDAAVVLSSGPLEGDKLPSDTTAWLI, encoded by the coding sequence GTGACGAGTCCGCAGAGGACCCAAGTTGCCCAAAAGACTCAGCCCGACTGGTGGCGGCAGGCCGTCGTCTACCAGATCTACCCGCGCAGCTTCGCCGATGCCAACGGCGACGGCGTCGGGGACCTGCCGGGCATCATCAGTCGAGTCCCGTACCTGGTGGCGCTGGGCATCGACGCGGTCTGGCTGAGCCCGTTCTACCCGTCGGCGCTGGCCGACGGCGGGTACGACGTGGACGACTACCGCAACGTCGACCCGCGGCTGGGGACCCTGGACGACTTCGACCAGCTGATCGAGGCGCTGCACGCCGAGGGCATCAAGCTCATCGTCGACATCGTCCCGAACCACACCTCCGACCGGCACGAGTGGTTCGTCGAGGCGCTCGAGGCGGCCAAGGGCGAGCCGGCCCGGGAGCGGTACATCTTCCGCGACAGCCCCGACGGCGCCCCCGACCAGCCGCCGTCGGACTGGGACTCGGTGTTCGGCGGCTCCGCCTGGGCCAAGACCGACGACGGCCAGTGGTATCTGCACATGTTCGCCGCCGAGCAGCCCGACCTGAACTGGCGGCACCCGGAGGTCCGCGCGGACTTCATGGAGACGCTGAAGTTCTGGTCCGACCGCGGGGTGGACGGCTTCCGCGTCGACGTCGCGCACGCGCTGGTGAAGGACCTGTCCGAGCCGTTCCCGTCGAAGGCCATGCTGCCGCGGCAGTCGGAGTCGAACGGCAAGCACCCGCTGTGGGACCAGGACGGCGTCCACGAGATCTACCGCGACTGGCGCAACCTGCTGAACACCTACGACCCGCCGAAGTCCGCGGTCGCTGAGGCGTTCGTACCGGCCGCCCGCCGGGCCCGGTACGCGAGCGCCGACGGGCTCGGGCAGGCGTTCAACTTCGACCTGCTGCAGGCCGACTTCGAGTACGAGAAGTTCCGCAAGGTGATCGAGGAGAACCTCGCACTCGCCGAGGAGAACGGCTCGTCCTCGACGTGGGTGTTCTCGAACCACGACGTCGTCCGGCACGCCACCCGGTACGGCCTGCCGAAGAACCCGAAGGGCGGCTGGCAGGACGGCAAGGACTGGCTGCTGAGCAACGGCACCGAGCCGACGGTCGACGTCGCGCTCGGCCTGCGCCGGGCCCGCGCCGCGACGCTGCTGATGCTCGCGCTGCCGGGATCGGCGTACCTGTACCAGGGGGAGGAGCTCGGTCTGCAGGAGGTCGGCGAGCTGCCGGCCGCGAACCTGCAGGACCCGGCGTACTTCCGCTCGAAGGGCGCCGACAAGGGCCGTGACGGTTGCCGGGTGCCGATCCCGTGGACCGTCGACGGGCTCTCGTTCGGCTTCGGTCCGGGCGGATCCCACCTGCTCCAGCCGAAGTGGTTCGGGGCGTACTCCGTCCAGGCGCAGGAGGGCGACCAGGAGTCGACGCTGAGCCTGTACCGCAAGGCCCTCGCCGTACGGCGTGGTCTGCGCACCGGCAACTCGCTCACGTGGGTCGACGCGACGGACTGGGTCCTGCACTTCACCCGCGACGGCGGCTGGCAGTGCATCACGAACTTCGGTGCGGCTCCGGTCGAGCTGCCCGACGCCGCGGTCGTACTGTCCAGCGGCCCGCTCGAGGGCGACAAGCTCCCCAGTGACACGACTGCCTGGCTGATCTAG
- a CDS encoding ROK family transcriptional regulator, whose translation MAKPPATPPTATPTMLRRVNAGKVLGVLTRARVMTGTGLIEATGLTRATVHAVCNDLISMGWVVELDPGRTSVGRPSRRFEYNNRAGYVLGIDIGASKTTVLVSDLRGETVAKAGRSAAGVKTPGERTEIVHETVIEALASAGVSNEQVLVAGVGVAAPVDREGNILVDDEFWRRFDGDLAKRLTELHGWPVLLENDANLATLGEHWRGEARNVDDLVVLLAGERFGSGLMDSGRLLHGSRGGAGEMVFLKLIEGVGDTHGIARIARENGTAAVADPSVETSLRKLADGGEVTAEQVFSAAADGDEVALGILQEIAARTARVIATVGILFNPELVVLGGAVAEAAAALLPDLDKHLAGYTSTPPRVAVSSLGDAIVSVGAVRHALNYVEQHALDLELGCRPG comes from the coding sequence ATGGCGAAACCACCGGCTACCCCGCCGACGGCCACACCGACGATGTTGCGCCGGGTGAACGCGGGCAAGGTACTGGGCGTGCTCACCCGCGCGCGGGTGATGACTGGTACCGGCCTGATCGAGGCCACCGGTCTCACCCGCGCGACCGTGCACGCGGTCTGCAACGACCTGATCTCGATGGGCTGGGTGGTCGAGCTCGACCCGGGCCGTACGTCGGTCGGCCGGCCCTCTCGGCGGTTCGAGTACAACAACCGCGCCGGGTACGTGCTCGGCATCGACATCGGCGCCTCGAAGACGACCGTGCTGGTCTCGGACCTGCGCGGCGAGACGGTCGCCAAGGCCGGCCGGTCCGCGGCAGGTGTGAAGACACCGGGCGAGCGGACCGAAATCGTGCACGAGACGGTGATCGAGGCGCTCGCGTCGGCCGGAGTGTCGAACGAGCAGGTGCTGGTGGCAGGCGTCGGCGTCGCGGCGCCGGTCGACCGGGAGGGGAACATCCTGGTCGACGACGAGTTCTGGCGGCGCTTCGACGGTGACCTGGCGAAGCGGTTGACCGAACTGCACGGCTGGCCGGTCCTGCTGGAGAACGACGCGAACCTCGCCACTCTCGGCGAGCACTGGCGGGGCGAGGCGCGCAACGTCGACGATCTCGTCGTACTGCTGGCCGGTGAGCGGTTCGGCTCGGGGCTGATGGACTCCGGGCGGCTGCTGCACGGCAGCCGCGGCGGCGCCGGCGAGATGGTGTTCCTCAAGCTGATCGAGGGTGTCGGCGACACCCACGGCATCGCCCGGATCGCGCGCGAGAACGGTACGGCGGCCGTCGCCGACCCGTCGGTCGAGACGTCGCTGCGGAAGCTGGCCGACGGCGGCGAGGTGACCGCCGAGCAGGTCTTCAGCGCGGCGGCCGACGGCGATGAAGTTGCCCTAGGCATCCTCCAGGAGATCGCCGCGCGGACCGCCCGGGTGATCGCCACCGTCGGCATCCTGTTCAATCCCGAGCTCGTGGTGCTCGGCGGCGCGGTCGCCGAGGCCGCCGCCGCGCTGCTGCCCGACCTCGACAAGCACCTGGCCGGCTACACCAGTACGCCGCCACGCGTCGCCGTCTCGTCGCTCGGCGACGCGATCGTGTCCGTCGGCGCCGTACGCCACGCCCTCAACTACGTCGAGCAGCACGCCCTCGACCTGGAGCTGGGCTGCCGCCCTGGCTGA